A genomic stretch from Chiloscyllium plagiosum isolate BGI_BamShark_2017 chromosome 2, ASM401019v2, whole genome shotgun sequence includes:
- the LOC122556902 gene encoding PRELI domain-containing protein 1, mitochondrial-like, with product MVKHFFDVSTLKSTWDQVASAFWQRYPNPFSKHVLTEDVIYREVTSDNKLLSRRLFTKTNRLPRWGEMVFPANLAQSVFVVEDSIVDLQNRTFTTLTWNINHTRLMQVEEKCIYRPNPENLAWTHVQREAWVTSNVFGFSRAIQEFGLARFRRNQLKATEGFEYILAHLQGELPPKTLKETAKEATEKAKETALAATEKAKDLASKAAPQKAKQFV from the exons ATGGTGAAACACTTCTTTGATGTATCTACTCTCAAGAGCACGTGGGACCAAGTTGCCTCTGCATTTTGGCAACGATATCCAAATCCATTCAG CAAACATGTATTAACTGAAGATGTGATTTACCGTGAGGTAACCTCGGACAACAAGCTACTTTCTAGACGTCTGTTTACAAAGACTAACCGCCTGCCTCGTTGGGGAGAGATGGTGTTCCCTGCTAACCTGGCACAATCTGTCTTTGTTGTCGAGGATTCCATAGTTGATCTTCAAAACCGAACATTTACCACGTTAACATGGAATATTAATCACACCCGCCTCATG CAGGTAGAGGAGAAATGTATTTATCGTCCAAATCCAGAAAATCTGGCATGGACACACGTACAACGTGAGGCGTGGGTCACTTCAAATGTGTTTGGTTTTTCTCGAGCAATACAG GAATTTGGTCTTGCCAGATTTAGAAGAAAtcagttaaaagcaacagaaggATTTGAATATATTCTTGCTCATTTACAAG gtgagtTGCCACCTAAAACTCTGAAAGAAACTGCAAAAGAGGCGACTGAGAAGGCAAAGGAGACTGCACTGGCAGCCACAGAAAAAGCCAAGGATCTGGCATCCAAAGCAGCACCACAAAAGGCAAAACAGTTTGTCTGA